A stretch of Prunus dulcis chromosome 6, ALMONDv2, whole genome shotgun sequence DNA encodes these proteins:
- the LOC117631890 gene encoding UDP-glycosyltransferase 86A2, with protein MADSVHNNHHQKRPHAIFIAYPLQGHVIPSVHLAIKLASRGFKITFINTHSIHHQTSKAQPDSGSDPFAYVRESSGLDIDYTTVSDGLPLEFDRSLNHDQFMASLLHVFSAHAEEVVGKVVKSSADITPVTCIIADTFFVWPSKIAKKFGLLYVSFWTEPALVFTLYYHLDLLRKNGHFACQDVREDTIDYVPGVRAIEPKDMTSFLQETDTTSVCHHIIFNAFKDARGAHFHLCNTVQEIEAETISALQSKTPFYAIGPIFPSKFNKNIVATSLWSESDCTQWLNTRPQDSVLYVSFGSYAHVSKKDIIEIANGLLLSRVNFVWVLRPDIVSSNDAEPLPAGFREQVKDRAIIIPWCSQKAVLAHPAIGGFLTHCGWNSTLESIWCSVPMLCFPLLTDQFTNRKLVVDDWKIGINLCDRRAVSKEEVSEKINRLMDGKSRDEYRKAVVKVKKTLEDASTPNGSSEKNMDNFIKALKAKM; from the exons ATGGCAGACTCGGTTCATAATAACCATCACCAAAAGCGCCCTCACGCCATCTTCATCGCCTACCCTCTCCAAGGCCATGTAATCCCATCCGTCCATCTAGCCATCAAGCTTGCCTCACGTGGCTTCAAGATCACCTTCATCAACACCCACTCCATCCACCACCAAACCTCCAAAGCCCAACCAGACTCCGGAAGCGATCCCTTTGCCTACGTACGTGAGTCCTCCGGGCTCGACATAGACTACACTACGGTCTCGGATGGACTCCCCCTCGAGTTCGACCGGTCCCTCAATCATGACCAGTTCATGGCATCTTTATTGCATGTGTTTTCAGCCCACGCGGAGGAGGTCGTGGGAAAAGTTGTTAAGTCTTCGGCTGACATCACACCGGTAACTTGCATAATAGCCGACACGTTCTTCGTGTGGCCGTCCAAGATTGCCAAGAAGTTTGGGCTgctttatgtttctttttggaCAGAACCAGCTTTGGTTTTCACTTTGTATTATCATCTTGATCTTCTTCGAAAGAATGGCCATTTTGCATGTCAGG ATGTGCGCGAGGACACCATAGATTATGTACCAGGAGTGCGAGCAATCGAACCAAAGGACATGACGTCATTTCTGCAGGAGACTGATACAACATCTGTGTGCCACCATATCATTTTCAATGCATTCAAGGACGCCAGAGGTGCACATTTCCATCTGTGCAACACAGTGCAGGAGATTGAGGCCGAGACCATATCAGCCCTGCAATCCAAGACGCCATTCTATGCCATTGGACCCATTTTCCCTTCTAAATTCAACAAGAATATAGTGGCTACGAGCTTGTGGTCCGAATCAGACTGCACCCAGTGGCTCAACACCAGGCCCCAGGACTCGGTCTTGTATGTCTCATTTGGTAGCTATGCTCATGTTTCCAAAAAGGACATTATAGAGATTGCTAATGGGCTTCTGCTTAGCAGAGTGAACTTTGTTTGGGTGCTTCGGCCCGATATCGTGAGCTCAAATGACGCCGAACCGTTGCCCGCCGGCTTTAGAGAGCAGGTTAAGGACCGGGCCATCATCATACCTTGGTGCTCTCAGAAAGCGGTCCTAGCCCACCCGGCTATCGGAGGGTTCTTGACTCACTGTGGATGGAACTCAACGTTGGAAAGTATTTGGTGTAGTGTCCCAATGTTGTGTTTCCCCTTGCTTACTGATCAATTCACCAACAGAAAATTAGTGGTTGACGATTGGAAGATCGGGATCAACTTATGCGATCGAAGGGCTGTCAGTAAAGAGGAAGTTTCGGAGAAAATCAACCGTTTGATGGATGGAAAATCAAGGGATGAATACAGGAAAGCAGTTGTCAAGGTCAAGAAGACATTGGAGGATGCATCGACACCCAATGGATCATCAGAGAAAAACATGGACAATTTTATCAAGGCCCTAAAGGCCAAGATGTGA
- the LOC117631569 gene encoding dolichol kinase EVAN isoform X2 translates to MAAMAMAMAGLMNGERAVVLLFIGRVLFSLPLSLLFHGIALSLLAFSALSLDILADSSTSLSQFNTRPGASSGILLGAVTLPAVAISKMIQLSRAFPLDQVGIEGESCLVTSGLVLYFGDMLAYTIEKVSGFTMKSEVVQYGSKRSEISIIIQGLLLGLLLFPMVFKFVLRMWESTFSTARSEVRTNNEIWRSLIFFSSLGFIMIVIIPSWMQLVQDFHMHPLLWVLSFIFSEPLKRLSLCVYWMCVIYVSVLRFYNISKNSKIERILLRKYYHLMAVSMFMPALIFQPEFLDLSFGAALAVFLALEIIRVWKIWPLGQSVHKFMNAFTDHRDSDLLIVSHFSLLLGCALPIWMSSGYNDRPLAPFSGILSLGIGDTMASVVGHKYGVLRWSKTGKKTIEGTAAGITSVLAACSVLLPLLASTGYILTEHWGSLLVAVTVSGLLEAYTAQLDNAFIPLIFYSLLCL, encoded by the exons ATGGCGGCCATGGCGATGGCGATGGCCGGGTTGATGAACGGAGAGAGAGCAGTGGTGCTTCTGTTCATCGGTCGTGTCCTcttctccctccctctctctctcctcttccaCGGCAtcgccctctctctcctcgcttTCTCCGCTCTCTCCCTCGACATCCTCGCCGACTCTTCCACTTCCCTCTCTCAATTCAACACCAG GCCTGGTGCTTCGTCGGGTATACTGTTAGGGGCCGTCACGTTGCCCGCTGTTGCGATCTCCAAAATGATACAGCTCTCACGGGCGTTCCCCTTGGACCAAGTTGGCATTGAAG ggGAATCATGTCTGGTGACTTCAGGTCTTGTTCTCTATTTTGGTGACATGTTGGCATATACCATTGAAAAG GTGTCTGGGTTTACTATGAAATCAGAGGTGGTACAATATGGAAGTAAAAGAAGTGAGATAAGTATTATTATACAG GGATTGCTGCTTggccttcttctttttccaatGGTCTTTAAATTTGTTCTTCGAATGTGGGAATCCACATTCAGTACAGCCCGTTCTGAAGTTAGGACAAACAACGAGATTTGGAGATCTcttatcttcttttcttcccttGGATTTATCATGATTGTGATCATTCCGTCATGGATGCAGTTGGTTCAGGATTTTCATATGCATCCGTTGTTATG ggtactttcatttattttttcagaacCACTTAAGAGACTATCTTTGTGTGTCTACTGGATGTGCGTGATATATGTGTCTGTTCTAAGGTTCTACAACATTTCAAAGAATAGCAAGATTGAGAGGATTCTACTACGAAAATACTACCATCTGATGGCTGTGTCAATGTTTATGCCTGCTCTTATCTTCCAG CCAGAGTTTCTAGATCTATCATTCGGTGCAGCTTTGGCAGTTTTTTTGGCATTGGAAATTATTCGA GTATGGAAAATTTGGCCATTGGGACAATCCGTACATAAATTTATGAATGCTTTCACTGATCATCGTGACTCAGATCTTCTTATTGTCAG CCACTTTTCACTCTTACTGGGATGTGCTCTTCCTATTTGGATGTCTTCTGGGTACAATGATCGACCCCTTGCCCCCTTTTCTGGAATTTTAAGCCTCGGAATTGGAGATACAATG GCATCAGTTGTTGGGCACAAGTATGGTGTCCTCAGGTGGAGTAAAACTGGCA AGAAAACAATTGAAGGGACTGCAGCTGGTATAACATCTGTCTTAGCTGCTTGCTCAGTTCTGCTTCCCCTTCTAGCATCAACCGGATATATTCTTACTGAG CATTGGGGCTCTCTTCTTGTAGCCGTGACTGTGAGTGGTTTGTTGGAGGCTTACACGGCACAACTTGATAATGCTTTCATACCACTTATATTCTACAGCCTTCTCTGTCTGTGA
- the LOC117631828 gene encoding ABC transporter G family member 3 isoform X2, with protein sequence MEEIQSQSDNYRSSSSSASSPASRVPSSNFFYLRKPGSLRQPISFEDSPEWEDTDIDVRVEEGGDSINIATTPVSPSLSKLNSGSLPSPPLPEGATAVRKIAGASVVWKDLTVTIKGKRKYSDKVVKSSNGYALPGTITVIMGPAKSGKSTLLRAIAGRLPHSARMYGEVFVNGAKSHMPYGSYGFVEREITLIGSLTVREFLYYSALLQLPGFFCQKKSVVEDAIHAMSLGDCSNKLIGGYCYMKGLSNGERRRVSIARELVMRPHILFIDEPLYHLDSVSALLMMVTLKKLASTGCAIIFTIYQSSTEVFGLFDRICLLSNGNTLFFGETLACLQHFSNAGFPCPIMQSPSDHFLRAINTDFDKIIAMCKNWQDDNGDFSSVNMDTAVAIRTLEATYKSSADAAAVETMILRLTEKEGPVLKSKGKAGTATRIAVLTWRSLLIMSREWKYYWLRLILYMIFALSVGTVFSGSGHSLSSVVVYTSEESNHHLGALIFLFGQLLSSIPFLFLISIPSSVVFYFLIGLRDEFSLLMYFMLNFFMCLLVNDGLMLVVVSLSRDVFWSTLTLVSVQVVMMLSAGYFRIRNALPGPVWTYPISYIAFHTYSIQGLLENEYIGTSFAVGQVRTISGYQALRSAYDISPDKNSKWQNLLILFLMAVGYRILVFVVLYFRVGKKKSLHNIFKCNRDTTNNAR encoded by the exons ATGGAAGAAATACAATCACAATCAGATAATTATAGGTCTTCCTCGTCTTCAGCAAGCAGTCCAGCAAGCAGGGTGCCCTCAAGTAACTTTTTCTACTTGCGAAAACCTGGCTCACTCAGACAACCCATCTCATTCGAAGATTCACCTGAATGGGAGGATACAGACATTGATGTTAGGGTGGAGGAAGGAGGTGACTCTATCAACATTGCAACCACACCGGTCTCCCCATCTCTTTCAAAGCTCAATAGTGGGTCTTTGCCATCCCCACCATTACCAGAGGGTGCAACTGCAGTAAGAAAGATTGCAGGGGCTTCAGTTGTGTGGAAAGATTTGACTGTTACAATTAAGGGGAAAAGAAAGTACTCTGACAAGGTTGTGAAGAGTTCAAATGGTTATGCATTGCCAGGAACTATAACAGTAATTATGGGTCCTGCTAAATCGGGGAAGTCTACGCTACTAAGGGCAATTGCAG GAAGATTGCCTCACTCAGCCAGAATGTATGGTGAGGTGTTTGTGAATGGTGCAAAATCGCACATGCCGTATGGTTCATAT GGTTTTGTTGAGAGGGAAATCACTCTAATTGGATCCCTCACTGTCCGGGAGTTTCTGTATTACTCAGCGCTGCTTCAGCTTCCTGGTTTCTTCTGTCAAAAAAAGAGCGTCGTAGAGGACGCCATCCATGCCATGTCACTGGGTGACTGTTCAAACAAATTGATTGGTGGTTACTGTTATATGAAGGGCCTTTCAAATGGCGAGAGAAGGCGTGTTAGCATTGCCCGGGAGCTTGTGATGAGGCCTCATATTTTATTCATAGATGAGCCTCTTTATCATCTTGATAG tGTCTCTGCACTTCTAATGATGGTGACGTTGAAGAAACTAGCAAGTACAGGTTGTGCTATTATATTTACCATTTATCAGAGCAGCACAGAAGTATTTGGCCTTTTTGATCGGATATGTCTGCTTTCAAATGGAAATACTCTATTTTTTGGAGAAACATTGGCTTGCTTACAG CACTTCTCAAATGCTGGATTTCCTTGTCCGATTATGCAAAGTCCTTCTGATCACTTTTTACGCGCAATAAATACAGATTTCGACAAGATCATTGCAATGTGCAAAAATTGGCAG GATGACAATGGTGATTTTTCATCAGTGAACATGGATACAGCTGTGGCAATACGTACCCTTGAAGCAACTTATAAATCATCAGCTGATGCTGCTGCAGTTGAAACTATGATATTGAGACTTACGGAGAAG GAAGGTCCAGTACTTAAAAGCAAGGGAAAGGCTGGAACTGCTACACGAATTGCAGTTTTAACTTGGAGATCATTATTAATAATGTCAAGGGAATGGAAATACTACTGGCTTCGTCTTATTCTTTATATGATTTTTGCACTCTCCGTTGGTACAGTATTTTCTGGCTCAGGGCATTCTTTGTCTTCAGTTGTG GTATACACAAGTGAAGAATCAAACCACCATTTGGGGGCACTAATCTTTCTGTTTGGGCAGCTTCTCTCTAGCATCCCATTCCTGTTTCTCATCTCCATTCCATCAAGTGTCGTCTTCTATTTCCTTATAGGATTGCGAGATGAGTTCAGCTTGTTAATGTACTTCATGCTGAATTTCTTCATGTGCCTCTTGGTAAATGATGGATTAATGCTGGTTGTTGTTTCTTTGTCGCGAGATGTTTTCTGGAGCACCCTGACTCTGGTATCTGTACAA GTGGTAATGATGCTATCTGCGGGGTATTTCAGAATTCGAAATGCTTTGCCTGGGCCAGTGTGGACATATCCAATATCCTATATTGCTTTCCATACATACTCTATACAG GGGCTGTTGGAGAATGAGTACATAGGGACTTCCTTTGCAGTTGGGCAGGTAAGGACCATATCTGGGTATCAGGCACTTCGTAGCGCATATGACATCTCTCCGGACAAAAATTCCAAGTGGCAAAATTTATTGATCTTATTTCTAATGGCAGTTGGGTATCGTATTCTCGTCTTTGTTGTACTGTACTTCCGtgtagggaaaaaaaagtcttTACATAACATTTTCAAGTGTAATCGGGATACAACAAACAATGCAAGATGA
- the LOC117631828 gene encoding ABC transporter G family member 3 isoform X1: MEEIQSQSDNYRSSSSSASSPASRVPSSNFFYLRKPGSLRQPISFEDSPEWEDTDIDVRVEEGGDSINIATTPVSPSLSKLNSGSLPSPPLPEGATAVRKIAGASVVWKDLTVTIKGKRKYSDKVVKSSNGYALPGTITVIMGPAKSGKSTLLRAIAGRLPHSARMYGEVFVNGAKSHMPYGSYGFVEREITLIGSLTVREFLYYSALLQLPGFFCQKKSVVEDAIHAMSLGDCSNKLIGGYCYMKGLSNGERRRVSIARELVMRPHILFIDEPLYHLDSVSALLMMVTLKKLASTGCAIIFTIYQSSTEVFGLFDRICLLSNGNTLFFGETLACLQHFSNAGFPCPIMQSPSDHFLRAINTDFDKIIAMCKNWQDDNGDFSSVNMDTAVAIRTLEATYKSSADAAAVETMILRLTEKEGPVLKSKGKAGTATRIAVLTWRSLLIMSREWKYYWLRLILYMIFALSVGTVFSGSGHSLSSVVTKVAAIFVFVSFTALLSISGVPAVIKEVEVYTSEESNHHLGALIFLFGQLLSSIPFLFLISIPSSVVFYFLIGLRDEFSLLMYFMLNFFMCLLVNDGLMLVVVSLSRDVFWSTLTLVSVQVVMMLSAGYFRIRNALPGPVWTYPISYIAFHTYSIQGLLENEYIGTSFAVGQVRTISGYQALRSAYDISPDKNSKWQNLLILFLMAVGYRILVFVVLYFRVGKKKSLHNIFKCNRDTTNNAR, encoded by the exons ATGGAAGAAATACAATCACAATCAGATAATTATAGGTCTTCCTCGTCTTCAGCAAGCAGTCCAGCAAGCAGGGTGCCCTCAAGTAACTTTTTCTACTTGCGAAAACCTGGCTCACTCAGACAACCCATCTCATTCGAAGATTCACCTGAATGGGAGGATACAGACATTGATGTTAGGGTGGAGGAAGGAGGTGACTCTATCAACATTGCAACCACACCGGTCTCCCCATCTCTTTCAAAGCTCAATAGTGGGTCTTTGCCATCCCCACCATTACCAGAGGGTGCAACTGCAGTAAGAAAGATTGCAGGGGCTTCAGTTGTGTGGAAAGATTTGACTGTTACAATTAAGGGGAAAAGAAAGTACTCTGACAAGGTTGTGAAGAGTTCAAATGGTTATGCATTGCCAGGAACTATAACAGTAATTATGGGTCCTGCTAAATCGGGGAAGTCTACGCTACTAAGGGCAATTGCAG GAAGATTGCCTCACTCAGCCAGAATGTATGGTGAGGTGTTTGTGAATGGTGCAAAATCGCACATGCCGTATGGTTCATAT GGTTTTGTTGAGAGGGAAATCACTCTAATTGGATCCCTCACTGTCCGGGAGTTTCTGTATTACTCAGCGCTGCTTCAGCTTCCTGGTTTCTTCTGTCAAAAAAAGAGCGTCGTAGAGGACGCCATCCATGCCATGTCACTGGGTGACTGTTCAAACAAATTGATTGGTGGTTACTGTTATATGAAGGGCCTTTCAAATGGCGAGAGAAGGCGTGTTAGCATTGCCCGGGAGCTTGTGATGAGGCCTCATATTTTATTCATAGATGAGCCTCTTTATCATCTTGATAG tGTCTCTGCACTTCTAATGATGGTGACGTTGAAGAAACTAGCAAGTACAGGTTGTGCTATTATATTTACCATTTATCAGAGCAGCACAGAAGTATTTGGCCTTTTTGATCGGATATGTCTGCTTTCAAATGGAAATACTCTATTTTTTGGAGAAACATTGGCTTGCTTACAG CACTTCTCAAATGCTGGATTTCCTTGTCCGATTATGCAAAGTCCTTCTGATCACTTTTTACGCGCAATAAATACAGATTTCGACAAGATCATTGCAATGTGCAAAAATTGGCAG GATGACAATGGTGATTTTTCATCAGTGAACATGGATACAGCTGTGGCAATACGTACCCTTGAAGCAACTTATAAATCATCAGCTGATGCTGCTGCAGTTGAAACTATGATATTGAGACTTACGGAGAAG GAAGGTCCAGTACTTAAAAGCAAGGGAAAGGCTGGAACTGCTACACGAATTGCAGTTTTAACTTGGAGATCATTATTAATAATGTCAAGGGAATGGAAATACTACTGGCTTCGTCTTATTCTTTATATGATTTTTGCACTCTCCGTTGGTACAGTATTTTCTGGCTCAGGGCATTCTTTGTCTTCAGTTGTG ACAAAAGTTGCAgcaatatttgtatttgtttcaTTTACTGCGCTACTGAGCATTTCTGGAGTACCTGCAGTTATAAAAGAAGTTGAG GTATACACAAGTGAAGAATCAAACCACCATTTGGGGGCACTAATCTTTCTGTTTGGGCAGCTTCTCTCTAGCATCCCATTCCTGTTTCTCATCTCCATTCCATCAAGTGTCGTCTTCTATTTCCTTATAGGATTGCGAGATGAGTTCAGCTTGTTAATGTACTTCATGCTGAATTTCTTCATGTGCCTCTTGGTAAATGATGGATTAATGCTGGTTGTTGTTTCTTTGTCGCGAGATGTTTTCTGGAGCACCCTGACTCTGGTATCTGTACAA GTGGTAATGATGCTATCTGCGGGGTATTTCAGAATTCGAAATGCTTTGCCTGGGCCAGTGTGGACATATCCAATATCCTATATTGCTTTCCATACATACTCTATACAG GGGCTGTTGGAGAATGAGTACATAGGGACTTCCTTTGCAGTTGGGCAGGTAAGGACCATATCTGGGTATCAGGCACTTCGTAGCGCATATGACATCTCTCCGGACAAAAATTCCAAGTGGCAAAATTTATTGATCTTATTTCTAATGGCAGTTGGGTATCGTATTCTCGTCTTTGTTGTACTGTACTTCCGtgtagggaaaaaaaagtcttTACATAACATTTTCAAGTGTAATCGGGATACAACAAACAATGCAAGATGA
- the LOC117631569 gene encoding dolichol kinase EVAN isoform X1 yields MAAMAMAMAGLMNGERAVVLLFIGRVLFSLPLSLLFHGIALSLLAFSALSLDILADSSTSLSQFNTRPGASSGILLGAVTLPAVAISKMIQLSRAFPLDQVGIEELESLTLQYWAASASCLSVLIFLCITLWWAPENMPPPPAHNVWQAKFSLSCIILHTAVSFVTFGKVSLTSFETALKLLWMLCHGLAAVKLIQHVIKTFPYCASIGESCLVTSGLVLYFGDMLAYTIEKVSGFTMKSEVVQYGSKRSEISIIIQGLLLGLLLFPMVFKFVLRMWESTFSTARSEVRTNNEIWRSLIFFSSLGFIMIVIIPSWMQLVQDFHMHPLLWVLSFIFSEPLKRLSLCVYWMCVIYVSVLRFYNISKNSKIERILLRKYYHLMAVSMFMPALIFQPEFLDLSFGAALAVFLALEIIRVWKIWPLGQSVHKFMNAFTDHRDSDLLIVSHFSLLLGCALPIWMSSGYNDRPLAPFSGILSLGIGDTMASVVGHKYGVLRWSKTGKKTIEGTAAGITSVLAACSVLLPLLASTGYILTEHWGSLLVAVTVSGLLEAYTAQLDNAFIPLIFYSLLCL; encoded by the exons ATGGCGGCCATGGCGATGGCGATGGCCGGGTTGATGAACGGAGAGAGAGCAGTGGTGCTTCTGTTCATCGGTCGTGTCCTcttctccctccctctctctctcctcttccaCGGCAtcgccctctctctcctcgcttTCTCCGCTCTCTCCCTCGACATCCTCGCCGACTCTTCCACTTCCCTCTCTCAATTCAACACCAG GCCTGGTGCTTCGTCGGGTATACTGTTAGGGGCCGTCACGTTGCCCGCTGTTGCGATCTCCAAAATGATACAGCTCTCACGGGCGTTCCCCTTGGACCAAGTTGGCATTGAAG AACTTGAATCTTTGACGTTGCAATACTGGGCTGCTTCTGCCAGCTGCCTGAGTGTGCTTATCTTCCTCTGCATAACTCTGTGGTGGGCACCTGAGAATATGCCTCCTCCACCTGCACATAATGTTTGGCAGGCAAAATTTAGCCTAAGTTGCATAATATTACACACAGCAGTGAGCTTTGTGACTTTTGGTAAAGTATCTCTTACTA GCTTTGAGACTGCATTGAAGTTATTGTGGATGCTCTGTCACGGATTGGCAGCAGTAAAATTAATTCAGCATGTTATTAAAACTTTCCCATATTGTGCTTCCATCG ggGAATCATGTCTGGTGACTTCAGGTCTTGTTCTCTATTTTGGTGACATGTTGGCATATACCATTGAAAAG GTGTCTGGGTTTACTATGAAATCAGAGGTGGTACAATATGGAAGTAAAAGAAGTGAGATAAGTATTATTATACAG GGATTGCTGCTTggccttcttctttttccaatGGTCTTTAAATTTGTTCTTCGAATGTGGGAATCCACATTCAGTACAGCCCGTTCTGAAGTTAGGACAAACAACGAGATTTGGAGATCTcttatcttcttttcttcccttGGATTTATCATGATTGTGATCATTCCGTCATGGATGCAGTTGGTTCAGGATTTTCATATGCATCCGTTGTTATG ggtactttcatttattttttcagaacCACTTAAGAGACTATCTTTGTGTGTCTACTGGATGTGCGTGATATATGTGTCTGTTCTAAGGTTCTACAACATTTCAAAGAATAGCAAGATTGAGAGGATTCTACTACGAAAATACTACCATCTGATGGCTGTGTCAATGTTTATGCCTGCTCTTATCTTCCAG CCAGAGTTTCTAGATCTATCATTCGGTGCAGCTTTGGCAGTTTTTTTGGCATTGGAAATTATTCGA GTATGGAAAATTTGGCCATTGGGACAATCCGTACATAAATTTATGAATGCTTTCACTGATCATCGTGACTCAGATCTTCTTATTGTCAG CCACTTTTCACTCTTACTGGGATGTGCTCTTCCTATTTGGATGTCTTCTGGGTACAATGATCGACCCCTTGCCCCCTTTTCTGGAATTTTAAGCCTCGGAATTGGAGATACAATG GCATCAGTTGTTGGGCACAAGTATGGTGTCCTCAGGTGGAGTAAAACTGGCA AGAAAACAATTGAAGGGACTGCAGCTGGTATAACATCTGTCTTAGCTGCTTGCTCAGTTCTGCTTCCCCTTCTAGCATCAACCGGATATATTCTTACTGAG CATTGGGGCTCTCTTCTTGTAGCCGTGACTGTGAGTGGTTTGTTGGAGGCTTACACGGCACAACTTGATAATGCTTTCATACCACTTATATTCTACAGCCTTCTCTGTCTGTGA